The genomic interval GAGTAAAAAAACCTGCATCGGCGTAGCCTCGAATCATGTCATCCTCCGACGAAACGCCCTACGCCAGCCCCCATTTTTGAGACTGCGCACGCAACATCATCAAGAAAGCGCCGGACTTCATTTTCGCCTCAGCGACAGTAGGTATACTGCCTTCAAGCGGCACTATTGCCGAACAGGTTGCGCCGGCGGGCCTTGTCCGGTGCCTATTTTGCAGCTATCGATGGCTGCCAATTGCGGGACGCCTGAATGAACCCACCGTCAGACAAAGTCATCCATTCGTTAGTCTGCCTGGCCGTTTTCCTCGCCTGGTTTGCGCTTTCATTGCTGTTTACCGTACTTCCCGGCTACCGCGCGCTATATCGTGCAGGTCTGGCTACGCCGTTGCTGTATCTCGCTATCTGGCTGCCTTTTGTTTTGATCGCCTGGCGGCAGTACCAGAAACATTACGGACTGATGCCGCTGGGTAAACTCCATCCTGGAAAATCGTTATTGCCGATGCTGGCGCTGTTATTGCTGGCACTGATACACGGCCTGTTCGGCAAGCCGGAACGCTGGATGATGAGCCTCCCCCAGATGCCATCGCTTAGCCTCTATCTGCTGATCCCCACCATGTGCCTGCTGGCGCCAGTGATTGAAGAGGTTATCTTTCGCGGTTTTCTACTCAATGCCCGGTTAGGGTGGGGAAAACATGCGACCCAGATTACCGTCATCCTGACATCGCTGATCTTCTCTCTCAGCCATGCTCAGTACCTGTCGCCCACCACTTTCGTCTGGCTATTCGTCTTCTCAGTCATCCTGTGCCAACTGCGGCTGCACACCAACAGCCTGCTGGCGCCCATCGTGCTGCATGCGCTGAATAACATGTTGTCAATCACAGCGGTACTGGCGGTTGGGCGATGACATCA from Musicola paradisiaca NCPPB 2511 carries:
- a CDS encoding CPBP family intramembrane glutamic endopeptidase, which codes for MNPPSDKVIHSLVCLAVFLAWFALSLLFTVLPGYRALYRAGLATPLLYLAIWLPFVLIAWRQYQKHYGLMPLGKLHPGKSLLPMLALLLLALIHGLFGKPERWMMSLPQMPSLSLYLLIPTMCLLAPVIEEVIFRGFLLNARLGWGKHATQITVILTSLIFSLSHAQYLSPTTFVWLFVFSVILCQLRLHTNSLLAPIVLHALNNMLSITAVLAVGR